One window from the genome of Streptomyces sp. NBC_01476 encodes:
- a CDS encoding NADP-dependent isocitrate dehydrogenase, producing MADSTIIYTHTDEAPALATYSFLPVIEAYASTAGVSVESRDISLSGRIIAAFPEYLEEGQRIADALAELGELARTPAANIIKLPNISASIPQLKAAVAELQAQGYALPDYPDDPKSDADKDVRARYDKIKGSAVNPVLREGNSDRRAPASVKNYAKAHPHRMGAWSPASKTNVATMGVDDFRSTEKSAVIAEPGSLRIELHGDDGSTTVLREAVPVLAGEVVDASVLRVAALREFLTAQIARAKAEDVLFSVHLKATMMKVSDPVIFGHVVRAFFPRTFAEYGATLAAAGLTPNDGLGGILKGLDALPEGPAIKASFDAELAEGPALAMVDSDRGITNLHVPSDVIVDASMPAMIRTSGHMWGPGGQEADTLAVIPDSSYAGIYQVVIDDCRAHGAYDPATMGSVPNVGLMAQAAEEYGSHDKTFEIPATGTVRVVDGSGRAVLEQAVGAGDIFRMCQTKDVPIRDWVKLAVSRARATGDPAVFWLDESRAHDAVLIEKVTAYLPEHDTDGLQIEIRTPEDAIAFSLERIRRGEDTISVTGNVLRDYLTDLFPIMELGTSAKMLSVVPLINGGGLFETGAGGSAPKHVQQLLKENYLRWDSLGEFLALAVSFEHLAQSTGNARAQILADTLDRATGTFLNEDKSPSRRLGGIDNRGSHFYLALYWAQELAGQTEDAALAEAFAALAKSLAAQEETIVAELIAVQGSPADIGGYYRPDDAKATAVMRPSATLNAALATLG from the coding sequence GTGGCTGACTCGACCATTATCTATACGCACACCGACGAGGCCCCGGCCTTGGCGACGTATTCGTTCCTGCCGGTGATCGAGGCCTACGCCTCCACCGCGGGAGTGAGTGTCGAGAGCCGGGACATCTCCTTGTCGGGACGGATCATCGCCGCCTTCCCCGAGTACCTGGAGGAGGGGCAGCGGATCGCGGACGCCCTCGCCGAGCTGGGAGAGCTGGCCAGGACGCCGGCCGCGAACATCATCAAGCTGCCGAACATCTCGGCGTCCATCCCGCAGCTCAAGGCGGCCGTCGCCGAGTTGCAGGCGCAGGGCTACGCGCTGCCGGACTACCCGGACGACCCGAAGTCCGACGCCGACAAGGACGTACGGGCCCGGTACGACAAGATCAAGGGCAGCGCCGTCAACCCGGTGCTGCGCGAGGGCAACTCCGACCGCCGCGCTCCCGCCTCGGTGAAGAACTACGCCAAGGCGCACCCGCACCGGATGGGCGCCTGGTCGCCCGCGTCCAAGACCAACGTCGCCACCATGGGCGTGGACGACTTCCGCAGCACCGAGAAGTCCGCGGTGATCGCCGAGCCCGGCAGCCTGCGCATCGAGCTGCACGGCGACGACGGCTCCACCACCGTGCTGCGCGAAGCGGTGCCCGTGCTGGCCGGAGAGGTCGTCGACGCCTCCGTGCTGCGCGTCGCCGCGCTCCGCGAGTTCCTGACCGCGCAGATCGCCCGCGCCAAGGCCGAGGACGTGCTCTTCTCGGTTCACCTCAAGGCCACCATGATGAAGGTCTCCGACCCGGTCATCTTCGGCCACGTGGTCCGCGCCTTCTTCCCCAGGACCTTCGCCGAGTACGGCGCCACCCTCGCCGCGGCCGGCCTCACCCCGAACGACGGCCTCGGCGGCATCCTCAAGGGCCTGGACGCGCTGCCCGAGGGCCCGGCGATCAAGGCGTCCTTCGACGCCGAACTGGCCGAGGGCCCGGCGCTCGCCATGGTCGACTCCGACCGCGGCATCACCAACCTGCACGTTCCCAGCGACGTCATCGTGGACGCCTCGATGCCCGCCATGATCCGCACCTCCGGCCACATGTGGGGCCCCGGCGGCCAGGAGGCCGACACCCTCGCGGTCATCCCGGACAGCTCCTACGCCGGCATCTACCAGGTCGTCATCGACGACTGCCGCGCGCACGGCGCCTACGACCCGGCCACCATGGGCTCGGTGCCGAACGTCGGCCTGATGGCGCAGGCCGCCGAGGAGTACGGCAGCCACGACAAGACCTTCGAGATCCCGGCCACCGGCACCGTACGGGTGGTCGACGGCAGCGGCCGGGCCGTGCTGGAGCAGGCGGTCGGCGCCGGCGACATCTTCCGGATGTGCCAGACCAAGGACGTGCCGATCCGCGACTGGGTCAAGCTCGCCGTCTCCCGCGCCCGCGCCACCGGCGACCCGGCGGTCTTCTGGCTGGACGAGAGCCGCGCGCACGACGCGGTGCTCATCGAGAAGGTCACGGCCTACCTCCCGGAGCACGACACCGACGGGCTGCAGATCGAGATCAGGACGCCGGAGGACGCCATCGCGTTCTCGCTGGAGCGGATCCGCCGCGGCGAGGACACCATCTCCGTCACCGGCAACGTGCTGCGCGACTACCTGACCGACCTCTTCCCGATCATGGAGCTGGGCACCAGCGCCAAGATGCTCTCGGTCGTCCCGCTGATCAACGGCGGCGGTCTCTTCGAGACCGGCGCCGGCGGCTCCGCGCCCAAGCACGTGCAGCAGCTGCTCAAGGAGAACTACCTGCGCTGGGACAGCCTCGGCGAGTTCCTGGCGCTCGCGGTGAGCTTCGAGCACCTCGCACAGAGCACCGGCAACGCCCGCGCACAGATCCTCGCGGACACCCTGGACCGGGCCACCGGCACCTTCCTCAACGAGGACAAGTCGCCGTCCCGTCGGCTCGGCGGCATCGACAACCGCGGCAGCCACTTCTACCTGGCCCTGTACTGGGCGCAGGAGCTGGCCGGCCAGACCGAGGACGCGGCACTCGCGGAGGCGTTCGCGGCCCTGGCCAAGTCGCTCGCCGCCCAGGAGGAGACGATCGTCGCCGAACTGATCGCCGTCCAGGGCAGCCCGGCCGACATCGGCGGCTACTACCGCCCCGACGACGCCAAGGCGACGGCCGTGATGCGGCCGTCCGCGACGCTCAACGCGGCGCTGGCGACGCTGGGCTGA
- a CDS encoding NUDIX domain-containing protein → MVKKRSAGILPFRGTDGPDGRIEVLLGHMGGPFWAHRDAGAWSVIKGEYEADETAEAAARREFQEELGLPVPDGELIPLGEAAQPSGKIVTVWAVRGELDPGLVVPGTFSMEWPRGSGTVQEFPEIDRAAWLGIPAAHEKILPAQRIFLDRLTALQAP, encoded by the coding sequence GTGGTGAAAAAACGCAGTGCCGGAATCCTGCCCTTCCGCGGGACGGACGGCCCGGACGGACGGATCGAAGTGCTCCTCGGGCACATGGGCGGACCGTTCTGGGCGCACCGTGACGCGGGCGCGTGGAGCGTGATCAAGGGCGAGTACGAGGCGGACGAGACCGCGGAGGCCGCGGCCCGCCGCGAGTTCCAGGAGGAACTGGGACTGCCGGTCCCCGACGGCGAGTTGATCCCGCTCGGCGAGGCCGCGCAGCCCAGCGGCAAGATCGTGACGGTCTGGGCGGTCCGCGGCGAACTCGACCCCGGCCTGGTGGTCCCCGGCACCTTCTCGATGGAATGGCCGCGGGGCTCCGGCACGGTCCAGGAGTTCCCGGAGATCGACCGGGCTGCCTGGCTCGGCATCCCTGCCGCCCACGAGAAGATCCTCCCGGCCCAGCGGATCTTCCTCGACCGCCTCACCGCCCTCCAGGCCCCCTGA
- a CDS encoding chaplin — protein sequence MIKKVVAAAAVTGGLVLAGAGLAVADSGAEGAAVQSPGVLSGNVVQLPVHVPVNLCGNTVDVVGLLNPVFGNACVNQ from the coding sequence ATGATCAAGAAGGTTGTCGCTGCTGCGGCCGTCACCGGTGGGCTGGTGCTCGCGGGTGCCGGGCTGGCCGTCGCCGACTCCGGCGCGGAGGGTGCGGCGGTGCAGTCCCCGGGCGTGCTGTCCGGCAACGTCGTGCAGCTTCCTGTACACGTTCCGGTGAACCTGTGCGGCAACACGGTCGACGTGGTGGGGCTGCTCAACCCCGTTTTCGGGAACGCCTGCGTCAACCAGTAG
- a CDS encoding DUF5703 family protein: MPEYEFREMYVARGVSRKDATRLLTDEAEYGHWELDRVRLYPDGSRRVRLRRRIIRQIRATW; the protein is encoded by the coding sequence ATGCCGGAATACGAATTCAGAGAGATGTACGTGGCGCGCGGGGTCTCGCGCAAGGACGCGACACGTCTGCTGACCGACGAGGCGGAGTACGGGCACTGGGAACTGGACCGGGTGCGGCTCTACCCCGACGGCAGCCGGCGGGTGCGCCTGCGGCGGCGGATCATCCGCCAGATCCGCGCGACGTGGTGA
- a CDS encoding family 1 encapsulin nanocompartment shell protein produces the protein MNNLHRELAPVSAAAWADLEAEATRTFKRNVAARRMVDVPEPAGSELAAVTTGHLDTVTAPADGVLARTRRSQPVVELRVPFTVDRSQVDDVERGAKDADWQPVKDAARALAFAEDRAVFEGYPAAGITGIRASSSNAELTLPADVREYPDVISQAITALRLAGVDGAYSLALSADAYTAVSETSDHGYPIHEHLARLLDGDIIWAPAIDGAFLLATRGGDFELRLGQDVSIGYLGHDATSVELYFQETLTFLVYTSEAAVALKPAAPAV, from the coding sequence GTGAACAATCTGCACCGTGAACTCGCCCCTGTCTCCGCCGCCGCCTGGGCCGATCTGGAGGCGGAGGCGACCCGTACCTTCAAGCGGAACGTCGCGGCCCGCCGGATGGTGGACGTGCCCGAACCCGCCGGTTCCGAGCTGGCCGCCGTCACGACCGGCCACCTGGACACGGTGACCGCGCCGGCCGACGGGGTGCTCGCCCGTACCCGCCGCTCGCAGCCGGTGGTCGAGCTGCGGGTGCCGTTCACCGTCGACCGCTCCCAGGTGGACGACGTGGAGCGCGGTGCCAAGGACGCCGACTGGCAGCCGGTGAAGGACGCCGCCCGGGCGCTCGCCTTCGCCGAGGACCGCGCGGTCTTCGAGGGCTACCCGGCGGCCGGCATCACCGGTATCCGGGCCTCCTCCTCCAACGCCGAGCTGACGCTGCCCGCCGACGTACGGGAGTACCCGGACGTCATCAGCCAGGCCATCACCGCGCTGCGGCTGGCCGGTGTGGACGGCGCGTACAGCCTGGCGCTCAGCGCGGACGCGTACACCGCGGTCAGTGAGACCTCCGACCACGGCTACCCGATCCACGAGCACCTCGCCCGGCTGCTCGACGGGGACATCATCTGGGCGCCCGCGATCGACGGCGCCTTCCTGCTCGCCACCCGCGGCGGGGACTTCGAGCTCCGTCTCGGCCAGGACGTGTCGATCGGCTACCTCGGCCACGACGCCACCAGCGTCGAGCTGTACTTCCAGGAGACGCTGACCTTCCTGGTCTACACCTCCGAGGCCGCCGTGGCCCTCAAGCCCGCGGCCCCCGCGGTCTGA
- a CDS encoding Dyp-type peroxidase — translation MPSESLPEAGPGSEPQSVLSPLTSASIFLVVTVDPGGEQAVRDLLPDIAGLQRAFGFAAPEAVLSCVTGVGSDAWDRLFDYPRPADLHPFVPLEGARHRAPATPGDLLFHIRATRLDLCFALASEIMKRLRGAVTLQDEVQGFKYLDTRDLMGFVDGTENPVGDDASDAVLIGDEDPPHAGGSYVIVQKYLHDLDSWNQLPVEAQEKIIGRTKATNIELDAPGSHVALNTVTDPDGTERDILRDNMPFGSPGSGEFGTYFIGYARTPDVTEQMLRNMFLGVAPTGHDKILDFSTAVTGTLFYVPSADFLDDPPGPPAAATTAATTAAAAPAAASLPRPADGSLGIGNLNRSTTP, via the coding sequence TTGCCGTCCGAATCGCTTCCCGAGGCCGGGCCGGGGTCAGAGCCGCAGTCGGTGCTCAGTCCGCTGACCAGTGCCTCGATCTTCCTCGTCGTCACGGTCGACCCCGGCGGCGAGCAGGCTGTACGTGATCTGCTGCCGGACATCGCGGGGCTGCAGCGGGCGTTCGGCTTCGCGGCGCCCGAGGCGGTGCTCAGCTGTGTGACGGGGGTCGGGTCCGACGCCTGGGACCGCCTCTTCGACTACCCGCGTCCCGCGGACCTGCACCCCTTCGTACCGCTGGAGGGCGCCCGGCACCGGGCCCCGGCCACCCCCGGCGACCTGCTCTTCCACATCCGGGCCACCCGGCTCGACCTGTGCTTCGCGCTCGCCTCGGAGATCATGAAGCGGCTGCGCGGCGCGGTGACGCTCCAGGACGAGGTGCAGGGCTTCAAGTACCTCGACACCCGGGACCTGATGGGCTTCGTGGACGGCACCGAGAACCCGGTGGGCGACGACGCGAGCGACGCCGTGCTGATCGGCGACGAGGATCCGCCGCACGCGGGCGGCAGCTATGTGATCGTGCAGAAGTACCTGCACGACCTCGACAGCTGGAACCAACTGCCGGTCGAGGCCCAGGAGAAGATCATCGGCCGGACCAAGGCGACCAACATCGAGCTGGATGCGCCCGGTTCGCATGTGGCGCTGAACACCGTCACCGACCCGGACGGCACCGAGCGGGACATCCTGCGCGACAACATGCCGTTCGGCAGTCCTGGCAGCGGCGAGTTCGGCACGTACTTCATCGGCTACGCCCGCACCCCGGACGTCACCGAGCAGATGCTGCGCAATATGTTCCTCGGTGTGGCACCCACCGGGCACGACAAGATCCTGGACTTCTCCACGGCGGTCACCGGCACGCTCTTCTACGTGCCCTCCGCCGACTTCCTCGACGACCCGCCCGGCCCCCCGGCCGCCGCCACGACCGCCGCCACGACCGCCGCGGCGGCACCGGCCGCGGCCTCCCTCCCCCGGCCCGCCGACGGCAGCCTGGGCATCGGCAACCTGAACAGGAGCACGACCCCGTGA
- a CDS encoding chaplin family protein, protein MREVTKRRLLTVVATSGVLAATGGSMAYADAGAGATAAGSPGLLSGNVLQLPVHVPVNVCGNTVDVVGLLNPVVGNDCANVSVTEHPGTPGTPGDDCPDEPGTPGNPGNPGTPGNPGTPGTPGNPGTPGNPGTPGTPGNPGTPGNPGTPGNPGTPGNPGTPDNPGAPGQPGNPVTPISYPGTGTGAGTPTLAHTGAEGLGVTAPAAGALLLGGALLYRRGRAARR, encoded by the coding sequence ATGCGCGAGGTTACGAAGAGACGGCTGCTCACGGTGGTCGCCACCAGTGGGGTGCTGGCCGCGACCGGCGGCTCGATGGCGTACGCGGACGCGGGCGCCGGGGCGACGGCGGCGGGTTCGCCGGGCCTGCTGTCCGGCAACGTGCTCCAGCTTCCTGTACACGTTCCGGTGAACGTCTGCGGCAACACGGTCGACGTGGTGGGGCTGCTCAACCCGGTGGTCGGCAACGACTGCGCGAACGTGTCCGTGACCGAGCACCCGGGCACCCCCGGCACCCCGGGCGACGACTGCCCGGACGAGCCCGGCACCCCGGGCAACCCTGGGAACCCCGGCACTCCCGGGAACCCGGGCACTCCGGGCACCCCGGGGAACCCGGGCACGCCCGGCAACCCCGGCACTCCGGGCACCCCGGGGAACCCGGGCACGCCCGGCAACCCCGGCACTCCGGGGAACCCCGGTACGCCCGGTAACCCGGGTACGCCGGACAACCCCGGCGCTCCGGGCCAGCCCGGCAACCCGGTCACCCCGATCTCGTACCCCGGGACGGGCACCGGCGCCGGCACTCCCACGCTGGCCCACACCGGCGCCGAGGGCCTCGGCGTGACGGCTCCGGCCGCCGGCGCCCTGCTGCTCGGCGGCGCGCTGCTCTACCGCCGCGGTCGCGCCGCCCGGCGCTGA
- a CDS encoding SGNH/GDSL hydrolase family protein, which translates to MSLFGAWALAVTGAFIGLMFPTAAVPATPGRSSSGVRIMPLGDSITDGWTPYPGGYRVTLWQQLTAGGHRVDFVGSRANGPAALGDHDHEGHPGWRIDQLDAHIVSWLKESDPGTILLHIGTNDINQDHDVAHAPARLSGLIDDILRTEPGVQLFVARIITEQNAQRAAMVDAFNAALPGIVAGKGPNVHLVDMHAALTTADLADGVHPSRTGYDKMALVWLNALREARAGREAA; encoded by the coding sequence ATGTCCCTGTTCGGTGCATGGGCACTGGCGGTGACCGGCGCCTTCATCGGGCTGATGTTCCCCACCGCGGCGGTACCCGCGACACCCGGTCGGTCCAGCAGCGGGGTACGGATCATGCCGCTCGGCGACTCGATCACCGACGGCTGGACCCCGTATCCCGGCGGCTACCGGGTCACCTTGTGGCAGCAACTGACCGCCGGCGGCCACCGGGTGGACTTCGTCGGCTCCCGGGCCAACGGCCCGGCCGCCCTCGGCGACCACGACCACGAGGGCCACCCGGGCTGGCGGATCGACCAGCTCGACGCGCACATCGTCAGCTGGCTGAAGGAGAGCGACCCGGGGACGATCCTGCTGCACATCGGGACCAACGACATCAACCAGGACCACGACGTCGCCCACGCCCCCGCCCGGCTGTCCGGGCTGATCGACGACATCCTGCGGACCGAGCCCGGCGTGCAGCTCTTCGTCGCCCGGATCATCACCGAGCAGAACGCGCAGCGCGCCGCGATGGTGGACGCCTTCAACGCGGCGCTGCCCGGCATCGTGGCCGGCAAGGGACCGAACGTCCATCTGGTCGACATGCACGCGGCACTGACGACCGCCGACCTCGCCGACGGCGTCCACCCCTCGCGGACCGGTTACGACAAGATGGCGCTGGTCTGGCTGAACGCGCTGCGGGAGGCCAGGGCCGGCCGGGAAGCCGCCTGA
- a CDS encoding M20/M25/M40 family metallo-hydrolase, whose amino-acid sequence MGASAPGAAGTGEDEVVALCSELIRIDTSNYGDHSGPGERAAAEYVAEKLAEVGLEPRIFESHKGRASTVARIEGEDRSRPALLIHGHTDVVPANADDWTRHPFGGEVADGCVWGRGAVDMKDMDAMTLAVVRDRLRTGRKPPRDIVLAFLADEEAGGTFGARFLVDKHPDLFEGVTEAIGEVGGFSFTVNENLRLYLIETAEKGMHWMRLTVDGTAGHGSMTNKDNAITELCEAVGRLGRHEFPVRVTKSVRGFLDELSDAFGVELDPEDMETTLARLGGIAKMIGTTLRNTAAPTMLGAGYKVNVIPGQATAHVDGRFLPGYEEEFLADLDRILGPRVKRESLHSDKAVETDFDGSLVDAMQAALKAEDPIARAVPYMLSGGTDAKSFDDLGIRCFGFAPLQLPPELDFAGMFHGVDERVPVDGLRFGVRVLDRFIENS is encoded by the coding sequence GTGGGCGCATCGGCACCGGGCGCGGCGGGTACGGGCGAGGACGAGGTCGTCGCGCTGTGCAGTGAGCTGATCCGGATCGACACCAGCAACTACGGCGACCACTCGGGCCCGGGGGAGCGGGCCGCGGCGGAGTACGTGGCGGAGAAACTGGCCGAGGTCGGCCTCGAACCGCGGATCTTCGAGTCGCACAAGGGCCGGGCCTCCACGGTGGCCCGGATCGAGGGCGAGGACCGGTCGCGGCCCGCGCTGCTCATCCACGGGCACACCGACGTGGTCCCGGCCAACGCCGACGACTGGACCCGGCACCCCTTCGGCGGCGAGGTCGCCGACGGGTGCGTCTGGGGCCGCGGCGCGGTCGACATGAAGGACATGGACGCCATGACGCTGGCGGTGGTCCGCGACCGGCTGCGTACCGGCCGCAAGCCGCCGCGCGACATCGTGCTGGCCTTCCTCGCCGACGAGGAGGCGGGCGGCACCTTCGGGGCCCGCTTCCTGGTGGACAAGCACCCCGACCTGTTCGAGGGCGTCACCGAGGCGATCGGCGAGGTCGGCGGCTTCTCCTTCACCGTCAACGAGAACCTGCGGCTCTACCTGATCGAGACCGCCGAGAAGGGCATGCACTGGATGCGGCTCACGGTCGACGGGACCGCGGGCCACGGCTCGATGACCAACAAGGACAACGCGATCACCGAGCTCTGCGAGGCGGTCGGGCGGCTGGGCCGGCACGAGTTCCCGGTACGGGTCACCAAGTCGGTGCGCGGCTTCCTCGACGAGCTCTCCGACGCGTTCGGGGTCGAGCTGGACCCGGAGGACATGGAGACGACCCTCGCCAGGCTCGGCGGCATCGCCAAGATGATCGGCACCACGCTGCGCAACACCGCGGCGCCCACCATGCTCGGCGCCGGCTACAAGGTGAACGTGATCCCCGGCCAGGCCACCGCGCACGTCGACGGGCGCTTCCTGCCCGGCTACGAGGAGGAGTTCCTGGCCGACCTGGACCGTATCCTCGGCCCGCGGGTCAAGCGGGAGTCGCTGCACTCCGACAAGGCGGTGGAGACCGACTTCGACGGTTCGCTGGTCGACGCGATGCAGGCGGCGCTGAAGGCGGAGGACCCGATCGCGCGCGCGGTGCCGTACATGCTCTCCGGCGGTACCGACGCCAAGTCCTTCGACGACCTGGGCATCCGCTGCTTCGGCTTCGCGCCGCTCCAGCTGCCGCCCGAGCTGGACTTCGCCGGGATGTTCCACGGCGTGGACGAGCGGGTGCCGGTGGACGGACTGCGTTTCGGCGTACGGGTGCTGGACCGCTTCATCGAAAACTCCTGA